Proteins from a genomic interval of Salmo trutta unplaced genomic scaffold, fSalTru1.1, whole genome shotgun sequence:
- the LOC115191103 gene encoding zinc finger protein with KRAB and SCAN domains 1-like codes for MTVTFEEEEETGDLIKTRERPDSPSDSRKSPSGEPDPETPKPAKRHHCSYCGKSFPKLRKLKEHERTHTGEKPFQCSQCGNSFSLLGSLKIHKRIHSGEKPYHCSHCGMTFICSGSQKLHERVHTGEKPYDCSHCGKSFSWLEGLKKHERTHTGEKPYQCSHCGKSFTQSGNLKSHQRVHPQEEKTYHCSHCGKTFSQSEDLKSHERIERLCSDLCF; via the exons ATGACTGTCACgtttgaagaggaggaggagacaggagatctgattaagacca gagagagaccagactctccctctgacagcaggaagagtccttcaggggaaccagacccagagacgcccAAACCAGCCAAACGACATCACTGCTCCTACTGCGGAAAGAGTTTTCCTAAGTTACGAAAactaaaagagcatgagaggacacacacaggagaaaagcctttccaatgttcccagtgtggaaacaGTTTTAGTctgttagggagcctgaaaatacataagagaatacactctggagagaagccttatcactgctcccactgtggaatgaCTTTTATCTGCTCAGGGAGCCAGAAGTTACATGagagagtacacacaggagaaaagccctacgactgttcccactgtggaaagagttttagttgGTTAGAAGGCCTGAAAAAGCATGAGAGGacgcacacaggagaaaagccctaccaatgctcccactgtggaaagagttttactcagtcagggAACCTGAAATCACATCAGAGGGTACAtccacaggaggagaagacataccactgctctcattgtggaaagacattttcccagtcagaggacctgaaatcacatgagagaatagagaggctgtgttctgacttatgtttttga